Genomic segment of Myxococcales bacterium:
GTGGACATATTTCCTGCAGGCGATCTGGGCGTCATCAAAAAGATCGCGGTGGAGATGCTGGGTCGCACAGAGAAGGTAACCGAAGCAGAGATGCGGGAGTTCTCGGAGCGCTGGCGTCCGCATCGAAGCCTGGCTTTGATTTACGCGTACGCGACTCTCTATTCGACGGACAAGACCGACAAATAAATGTTCCCTACTGCGGTGGCCCGGGAGCGAAGTCTGCGATCTTCTCTTCGCGTTCCTCGCCGGTGCCCAGTTCCCGCTGCTTGACCACGCCGCGTTCCAACTCGTCCGGGCCCAGCAGATACAGTTTCTTGGCGCCGTTGCGGTCCGCGTCTGCAATCACGCGTTTGAGTTTGGGGGAACCCAGCACCAGTTCGACCCGATGTCCGGCCGCTCGCAGCCGGTTGGCGACGCCGATTGCCGCGGATCGCTGTTCATCGCCAAAGGCGTAGACCACGGCGTCCAGCACTCGCGGGAGATCGGGCATGCAGCCCTTGTCCCCAAGCAATTCGGCGATCACCACGTCGCCGAAACCGAACCCGACCGCCGGAATGCTCGGCCCACCGAGCGTGGTGGTCAAACCGTCGTAGCGTCCGCCGCCGCAGAGCGAACGCAGGTCACCGTCGCTGTCGAAGGCTTCGAATACCACCCCCGTGTAGTACGCGAGACCCCGCACCACCGATGCATCGAAGACGATACGGTCTTCGATGCCATAGGCTTCCAGCATGCGCCAGAGACGCTGCAATTCCGCCGCGGCGTTCGAGTCTTTGGGCGCGGCGTGGATCGCGTCGTCCAGCTTGGAGATTGATAGCATTTGGACAACATCGCGAGCGGAGCTGGGGTCGAGGGCGATGGCACCTTCTTTGTCCACCAACATATCGATCACTTTGTCCGGACCGATCTTTTGAATCTTGTCGATCACGACGCACAGGGGTTCGAAGGCTTCGGGCCGATCCTTCAGCGCACCGGCGCGCAGACTCTCCTCCAATAGACTTCGGCTGTTGAGGCGGATCTTGACGTCGCCCTTGGCCAGGCCCACTGCGTCGACCAACGCGATCACCGCTGCGATCAACTCCGCCTCAGCCGAGACGTCCGCTTCGCCGTAGATGTCCATGTTCCATTGGTAGTGTTCGCGCTTGCGGCCCCGGGTCATGCGTTCGTAGCGCCAGTTCTGGGTGATCGTGTACCAACGAATCGGAAAGCGCATGCC
This window contains:
- the hisS gene encoding histidine--tRNA ligase; translation: MAQQNLQPPRGTRDVYPEDQRFRDWLFGHFREIAQRFAFEEVDAPIVEHAELFMRKAGEEIVDQLYHFELHGRHLALRPEMTPSIARMVMARAGGMRFPIRWYTITQNWRYERMTRGRKREHYQWNMDIYGEADVSAEAELIAAVIALVDAVGLAKGDVKIRLNSRSLLEESLRAGALKDRPEAFEPLCVVIDKIQKIGPDKVIDMLVDKEGAIALDPSSARDVVQMLSISKLDDAIHAAPKDSNAAAELQRLWRMLEAYGIEDRIVFDASVVRGLAYYTGVVFEAFDSDGDLRSLCGGGRYDGLTTTLGGPSIPAVGFGFGDVVIAELLGDKGCMPDLPRVLDAVVYAFGDEQRSAAIGVANRLRAAGHRVELVLGSPKLKRVIADADRNGAKKLYLLGPDELERGVVKQRELGTGEEREEKIADFAPGPPQ